In the genome of Archangium lipolyticum, the window CGGTGGCAACGCGTCCGGGTGAGGTTCACACGCTGCTGGGCAAGGGCAGTGAGTTCGAGGGGAAGCTCACCTTCGAAGGCCAGGTCCGCATCGACGGCAAGTTCAACGGGCAGATCTTCACCAAGGACGTGCTCGTCATCGGTGATGGGGCCCGCGTGCAGGCGGAGATCAACGCCGGCACCGTCATCATCAACGGCACCGTGGAGGGCAACGTGCGCGCCACGCAGCTGGTGGAGCTGCACGCCCCGGCGCGCGTGAAGGGCAACGTGGAGACGCCCGCGCTCACCATGGACCGCGGTGTCATCTTCGAGGGCACCAGCAAGATGGAGAACCTCGGGGGCAAGGGTGGCAACCCGCCGCCTCCGGGTGGCGAGGGCAAGAAGTAGTGCGCCGCGCCGGGCGCCCGCATGTCCGCGCCACCCTGGTGGCGCTCGCCGTGCTGGCGTCCGGCTGCGACGGTTGCAAGGAGCGGCGCGCCGAGCAGGAGGTGCCGCTCGTCCCTCCGGAGGAGCTGACCCCGGAGGACACGCCGGCGGCTCCGCGCCGGGTGGGTGTGAAGGTGCCCATGCCGCCGGGCTGGTCCGCCCAGGTGGCACAGGATGGCAGCTTCCAGTTCGGCCCCCCGGGTCACCCGGTGTTGCGCGTGGACCTGCGTCCCGGACAGGGCGCGGCGCTGCCCTCGCCAGAGGCACTCGTCCAGTCGCTGGAGGAATCCTTCAAGGGCTTCGAGCGCTCGCTGGACCAGGAGGAGGGCGGCGCGGACTTCACGCTCGTCCGCGTGACGCTCGCGCCGAAGCTGCCGGACGGAGGCATGGGGGCGGACTACCCGGCGCTCTTCGGAGCCCGGCGCGTGCAGGATGACCTGTTCCTGTGCGCCACCTTCCCCGGCGTCACCGCCGACGAAGTGCTGCGGGCCGGCGAGGCCTGCCGCGGCATCGAGTTCCAACGACCGCGCTGAGCCTCGGGGGCCCGCAAGACATCGGGCGCCACACTCCGAGGGCCCGTCTTCCCCCGGACTGCGCGCCCGATGAATCCCCCCTGCGGACCCGTGCGCCCAGCCTTCCCCCCGGAGGGTCGGGCACGCGGGTACATGTGTGAATGCCGCTGGTCCGGCACTCCCTCGTGGATGGAGTGCCGGGCCTCTCTCTTCGGGTCACGAGTACGTCCGTGGCCGGACGAGGGTTCCTCCCCTGGACTGGAAATGTCGGGTGACCTTTGTCTACGCAACGCTTAATGGTCCAACATATTCCAGCCCGGGTATGAGCAATGCTCACTCCCAGTGTGTGACAGCGGACCTCTCGGTCTGTCACACACGGGGGTCGCCGGGGCTTCAGCGCTTGAGGGCCAGCGAGAGCGCGAAGTCCCCCGCGGCGTCCGTCCAGCGCTCCTCCAGCCGCAGCCCCGCCTGGGCCAGCTCCGCCTCCACCTGCTCCAGGCGGAACTTGCAGCTCACCTCCGTGCGCAGCACCTCGCCCTCGGCGAAGTTCACGTACCGCCCCAGTGCCGGGAGCCTCACCGCCTGCGCCCTCGTGGAGATGAGCCGCATCTCCACCCAGCCGTTCTCCTCGTCGAAGGGCGCCAGGTGTTCGAAGGTCTCGGGCTCGAAGTCCGCGCCCAGCTCGCGGTTGAGCACCTTCAGCACGTTGCGGTTGAACTCCGCCGTCACCCCCGCGCTGTCGTTGTACGCCGCGAACAGCCGCTCCCGGTCCTTGAGCAGATCCGTCCCCAGCAGCAGTCCCTCGCCCGGCTCCAGCCCCGCGGCCAGCTCCGCGTAGAAGCGCGCCCGCTCCACCGGCTTCAGGTTGCCGATGGTTCCCCCGAGGAACGCCACCAGCCTCCGGCCTCCCGTCGGCAGCCGCCCCAGGTGCCGCTCGAAGTCCCCCACCACCGCGTGCACGAACAGCCCCGGGTACTCGCCCGCCACCGTCCGCGCCGCCTGTCTCAGGAAGGCCTCGCTCACGTCGAAGGGCACGAAGCGTCTCAGCTTCCCCTCCCGCCTCATCGCGTTGAGCAGCAGCCGCGTCTTCTCGCTGCTCCCGCTGCCCAATTCAATCAGCGTGTCCGCCCCGCTCGCATGGGCGATGTCTCCCGCGTGCGCCACGAGAATCTCCCGCTCGCGCCGCGTGGGGTAGTACTCGGGCAGCCGCGTAATCTCGTCGAAGAGCTGGCTGCCGCGCTCGTCATAGAGCCACTTCGGCGACAGCTCCTTGGGCCGGTCCTCCTCGCACAGCCCCGCCAGTACCTCCAGGTGCAGCGCCCGCCGCGCGTCCCCCGGCCGTACGTGCACCTCCACCCGCACCGGTGAGCGCTCCAGCCCCCACCCCGTCCACGCCATCTCCATGTCTCACCTCGTGCCGCGCGCGCACCGGAAGCCGGCGAAGATCTGCCGCCGGATGGGGTAATCCCAATTGCGGAAGCTGTTGCGCACCGCCACGGGTGCACTCGCCCAGGCTCCGCCCCTCAGGACCCGGTAGTCCGTCCCGAAGAACACCTCTGAATATTCACGGTAGGGAAAGGCGTTGAACCCCACGTAGCCGTCGAACGTGCTGGAGGTCCATTCCCAGACATCGCCCAGCAATCCCCAGACACCGTCCGCGCTCTGCCCCGCCGGGTAGCTGCCCACCGGCGAGGGGCCCCACGTGTCTCCTCCGAGGTTGGCGTGCGCCTCCGAGGGCCGCATGTCGCCCCAGGGGTACGTGCGCGGCCTCCCGTCCGAGCCCACCGCGGCCTTCTCCCACTCGGCCTCGGTGGGCAGACGCTTGCCGGCCCAGCGCGCGTAGGCGTCCGCCTCGTACCAGGACACGTGCTGCACGGGCTCGTCCCGGGGCAGCGGCTCCACGTGGCCGAAGCGCCGCCGCAGCCAGGTGCCGTCCTCTTGCGGCAGCCAGAAGAGCGGGTGGCGGATGCCCTCGGAGGCAATCCACTCGAAGCCCTTGGGCTCCCACCAGCGCGCGTCCGCGTAGCCCCCGGACTCGACGAAGACGAGGTAGTCCCCATTGGTGACGGGGTGCGAGTCCATGAGGAAGTCCGCGACTTCCACCACGTGCGCGGGGCGCTCGTTGTCGTAGGCCCACGGTGCGTCGCTGCCCAGGCGCACCGGGCCGCCGGGGATGAAGACCTCGTACTGCGCGGCGCGGCCGGGGCTCGGGCGGGGACGCGCGGTGGGCCGGTACACGTGGCTCGTCATGAGCTGCAGCGTGGCCGCGAGCGTCTCCAGGTGCTGCTGCTCGTGCTGGGCCACCATGCCGTGGACGAAGCCCCCGCGCAGCAGCGGTGCGTCCGAGTCCTCCGGCAGCCGCTCGAGCCACTCGAGCGAGGCCTCGCGCACGCGCGCGGCGTAGGCGAGGGCGCGCTCCGGTGTCAGCAGTGGCAGCTGGGAGCGCGTGGCGCGCGGGTGGCGGAAGGCGTCATAGAGGGCGTCGAAGGCCGCGTCGGTGAGGGCCGGGGCGCCGAGCGCGCGCAGCAGCCACCGCTCCTCCTGGTTGGCCACGTGGACCACGTCCCAGACGATGGGGGACATGAGGGGTGAGTGCTGGCGGATGAGGGCGTCCTCGGGCAGGCCCTCGAGCATCCGCAGCATGCGCGCGCGCGCCGCGGAGAGCTCGGCGAGCGCCCGGGTCTTCCAGGGACGAGGCTCCTGCTGGCCCGCGTCCCGACGGGCCTCGAGGGTTCTCCGCATGGAGACGCAAGCTAGGGAGCGACCCGTCCCGAGGGGAGTCACCCCGTCCCCGCGCGCGAGCCGCCCGTGAGACACCACACGTCCCGGCGGGCCGGGGCGCCTGGAGGGCAACGGGCCGCGCGGAGCCGGTGGAGGTTGGCGCGTCGTGACGCGGGGTTGCGCTGTCCGGAGGCGGACGGCGCGGCGGCTCAGCGCGTTGGCTCGACCACTTGCGCACTGCCGCCGCCGCGGCGCAGGGGCTCGGCGGCGGCGGTGACGGTGCCATCGGCGTTGAAGCGGATGGCGGTGAGCGCGCCGATGTGGCCCACGTTGGTGAACGCATGACCGAGCGCGCCGAGCGCGTCGGCCTCGGGCGAGTCGATGAAGTCGGGCTCGGCCTGGCTCCTGTGGTCGGGCGAGTTGCGCTGGGACACGCGTGGCGCCGCGAGCGCCTCGGCGATGGGCATGCCGAAGTCCAGGTGGTTGAGGAGCGTCTGGCCCACGGTGGTGATGATGGTGGCGCCGCCGGGGCTGCCGAGCGCGAGCACGGGCACTCCGTCCCTGGACACGATGAGGGGGCTCATGCTGCTGCGGGGCCGCTTGCCGGGGGCGGGCGCGTTGGGGTGGGGCGCGTCCACGGTGGGCGGCAGGTCGAAGTCCGTCACCTCGTTGTTGAGGAGGAAGCCGTAGCCGGGGACGACCATGCCGTTGCCGCCCTCGCTCTCGATGGTGCACGTGTACGAGACGATGTTGCCCGCGGCGTCCGAGGTGGTGAGGTGCGTGGTCTCCTTGTGCTCGGCCTCGAAGGGGAGCGGATTCCCAGGAGCGGCGGCGGAGGTGGAGGCCCGGGACGCGTTGAGCGCCGGGCGCCGCCGGGCGGCGTAGCCGGGCGACACGAGGCCGGCCGCGGGCACGCGGGTGAAGGCGGGGTCCCCCATGAAGGCCTCGCGGTCCGCGAAGGCCAGGCGCGAGGCCTCCAGGTAGCGGTGGAGGAAGTCGGCGCGGGACATGGAGGCTGGTGGGTAGGCCTCGAGCAGGTTGAAGGTGAGCGCGAGCGTGAGGCTTCCGCTGCTGGGGGCGCCCATGCCGTGGAAGGTGTAGCCGCGGTAGGTGCTCGTCACGGGAGGACGGATGAGGGCCTCGTAGCTCGCGAGGTCCTCCAGCCGCATCACACCGGGGCGCACGGGGCGCGAGGCGCCGGGGGTGACGGGCGGCTGGGTGACGGTGGAGACGATGGCCTGGGCGATCTCCCCCCGGTAGAAGACGGGGACACCGCCCTGGGCGACGAGCCGGTAGGTTTTCGCCAGGTCGGGGTTCTTGAAGGTGGAGCCGACGGGCCAGGGCCGTCCATCCGGGCCGAGGAAGAGGGCGGCCGAGCTGGTGAAGTCGCGGAAGCGCGGGGCGTTGTGGCGCGTCTGCTCGAAGAAGGTGGAGTCGACGTCGAAGCCGTGCTCGGCGACGCGGATGGCGGGCTGGAGGACGTCGGCGAGCGAGCGGGTGCCGAAGCGGTGCAGGGCCTCGTCCCAACCCATCAGGGTGCCGGGCACGCCGACGGACAGGCCGCTGGTGACGAGCTCGTCGAAGGCAATGGGGGCGCCGTTCTCGTAGAGGCGCGAGCGCTCGAGGGCCAGGGGCGCCGTCTCGCGGTGGTCCACGGTGACGACGCGCTCGTCCCGGGCGAGGTAGATGACCATGAAGCCGCCGCCGCCGATGCCACAGGAGTAGGGGTCGGTGACGCCGAGCACGCTGGCGGCGGCCACGGCGGCGTCGACGGCATTGCCACCGGAGGCGAGCACCTCGATGGCGGCGGAGGTGGCGCGCGCGTCGACGGTGGCGGCGGCGCCGCCGCGGCCGGTGGCGGTGGGCGAGGGGGCGGGAGAAGGAGCCGGTCTGAGGGCCGGAGCGGTGGCGCAACCGAGACCCAGACACAGCGCGGCACTGGCGGAGAAGAGGTGGCTTCGCATGGAGGCGGAGCGTACCCGGCGGACCGGGGGGCGAGCGGGTGATGCGCACGCCACACGAGCGGCGCGCGGGTGTCGGGTTTCCGGCGGAGCGCCTGGGGGGCGGGTTGTCGGGCCCGGGCGCGTTCATACGTTGGCGCCCCGTGTGTCACGGCGCGGACGTGCCGGACACACGCGGGGGAATTCATGACGAACCCGGTCTGGCCGATTCGCGACGGGACGGGGACGCCGGTGACGCACACCGACGAGAGGGGCCGCGAGGCGGCGCGGGCGATGGCGCGCGCCTTCGCCCGGTGCGGCTTCTCGGAGGACGAGTGGCTGGTGCTCGAGGGGGCGCCGCTGCGCGCCTTCCTGTACGTGGCCCTGGCGGACGGCCCGGTGCACCCGGCGGAGCGCGAGGCCTGCCGGCGGGTACTCGGGGAGGGGCTCCTCTCGCGCAGCCCGCTGGTGGGGCACATCTGCGGCGAGGCCCTGCGCCGGCTGGACGCGCCGGGGTGGGACTTCATCTCGGGGCGGCCGGACCTGGAGCCCCTGCGCCCGGTATGCGAGCGGGTGGCGCGGCGGCTGGGGCTCGGCGAGGCGTCGCGCTTCCAGCACCTGCTGCTCGACGTGGGCCGGCGCGTGGCGAGGGCCTCCAGTGGACTGCTGGGGCTCATGGGCGCGGTGCGCCGGGAGGAGCGGCGCGCGCTGGAGGGCCTCTCCGAGGCGCTGGGGCCCCGCGCGCCATGGAGGTGAGCGCGGGCGAGCGGCTCAGGTGGGCGACTCGCGCGGGCCGAGTCCCCAGGGGCCCCGCGGTTGGGAGTCCTCGAACTCGCGCAGCTCCAGGCCCCGCATCACGTCGTCCTGGGTGAGGGTGCCCACGAGGGCGCCGTCGCGGACGACGGGAAGCTGGGGCAGCCGGCGCTGGCCCATCTCGCGCAGGGCATCCCAGGCGGTGGACTCGGGGGTGAGGGTGGGCACGGGCAGTGCCACCTGCCGCGCGCGCACCCGGGCGCGCTGCTGGGCGGGCACCTGCCGCACGGCCGCCAACGTCACCAGCCCCACCACCGTCCCGTTCTCCAGCACCGGCAGGGCACGCCGGCGCTCGGCCTGCATGCGCGTGACCACCTCCTCCAGCGTGGCGTCCGCTTCCACCGAGGCCATGCGTGCCACCATCAGCTCGCCCACGCGGACCCGGGTGAGCTGCGACTGCATGAGCACCTCGCGCGACTCGCCCTCGGCGCCCATGAAGACGAAGAAGGCGATGAAGAGGAGGAGGAAGTTGCCGCTGAGCAGGCCGAGCACGCCGAAGAGCACGGCGAAGGCCTTGCCGACGAAGCCGGCCACCCGGGTGGCGCGCACGCGGCCGAGCCGGTTGGACAGCAGGGCGCGCAGGACGCGGCCGCCATCCATGGGGAAGGCGGGCAGCAGGTTGAAGAGGCCGAGGAAGACGTTGAGGTAGCCGAGGTAGAAGAAGGCGAAGCGCAGGTTGAAGGAGTGGGCGCCGGCCAGCAGCGCGTACACGGCGAGGAAGAGGAAGCCCAACCCCAGACTGGTGGCGGGGCCGGCGGCGGCCATGAGGGCCTCCTGGCGGGGGCCGTCGGGCATGCGGGTGATGCGCGAGACGCCGCCGATCATCATGAGGGTGATGTCGGAGACCTGGCCGCCCTTGCGCAGGGCGTAGAAGGAGTGGGCCAGCTCGTGCACGAGGACGGAGAGGAAGAGGGCGACGGCGAGTCCCAGGCCCCAGAGGATGGGAGAGCCCATGAGGCGCTCGGGGGGGACGTCGGCGGCGTCGGCGGCGTTGCGGAAGGCCTGACCGAAGAGCCAGGCGAGGAAGGGCAGCACCAGGAGGAAGGTGAAGTGCACCCGGATGGGGATGCCCCGCAGGGTGGCGATTCGGAAGGCTGCGCTCACGAGACACCTCGCTCCGGGCTCCGGGGCCGGAGGACCCCGAGGGGCCCCGGCTCCGAGGGCGCATGACCGTCAGATGTTGGGGCTGGAGGGCTCGGAGATGCCCTCGAGGGCCTCGCCCACCTTGCGCTCGCTGACCTCGCCGGACAGGTCGCCGATGGCGACGATGCCGACGAGCTTCTTGTTGCGGTCCACCACGATGACGCGGCGGATCTGCTTGTCGCGCATGCGCTCGAGCACGCCGTCGACGTCATCGTCGTCGAAGCAGTACTCGATGCCGGGGCTCATCGCGTCGGCGACCTGGGTGGTGTTGGGGTCGCGTCCCAGGGCGATGGCGCGCACGACGATGTCGCGATCGGTAATCATTCCCAGGATTCGCTGGCCGTCACAGACGGGGAGGGGGCCGACGTTGAGGCTGCGCATCTTCTCGGCGGCGTCGCGGAGGGTGTCGTTGGGGTTGATGACCTCCACGTCGCGAGTCATCACTTCATGAATCTTCCTGGCCATGGCCGCTCCTTTGTGGGTGCCGCGGGGCGTCGGACGGGCACCGCTCTCGGGAACCGTGGGGAGCATCCCGGCGAGGGGCAACGCGGCCCGGGCCCGTCACCCCGGGGAGGGAGCGGGAGGGCGAGCCAGGAAGGAGCGTCCGCCCGTGCGCTCCCTCTCCCTCTGGGAGAGGGCCGGGGTGAGGGTCAGTGGCCAGGCGAGCCCGTCAACTGAGCTGCCCACTCTCGACAGTCATCATTCGTCAACACCGGGTCGAAGCGTCCGGAGCGGAGCAACCGCACCAACCGTTCATCCCTGGCGAGGATGTCGGGAATGCCTCGAGGGAAGGTCAGGGCCGCCGAGCCGTAGTCCGCGTAGTCCGGGTGAGCCATCAGGGTCTCCAGGTAGCGCGAATAGGAATCGAAGAGGTGGTCGACATCCGAGGCGATGGGAAGGGCGAAGGGGTCCTCGTAGGGATCGACGCGGACCACGGGCTGGCGGCCCTCGGCGTCCGCGAGTCCGGGGACGGTCGCGTAGTAGTAGGCCATCCCCGGTTCACCTCCGAAGACGAAGAGGGGTACGGGGAGCTGCTCCTGATAGTCGCTCTGCCACTGGCGGTTCTGTGCCTCCAAGTGGTTCACGGTGTCATCGAGTTGGAAGAGCCCCATTCCCGCGACATCCGCGGCGAACATGGCCTTGCCGAAGCGCGCATAGAAGGCCGCGAGCATCGGGTCCAGGGGATGTCCGAGGATTCGCGTTCCCGCGAGTGGGGGCGAGCCTCCCGGAGGAGTGGTCAGCAGGGTGCGCTTCAAGCGCTGACACACCTCCAGCAGTCGTTCCAGTCCGGGCAGGTCCATCTGCTTCATGAATCGTCTCTCTATCGCATGCCCGGAAACAGCTGCCGCGGCTCCTTCAAGGCAGCTTCCCGTGCATCGTCGAGGAGAGGAATCTTGCTGACCTGCCGCGTGACACAACCCGCCAGCAGCGCCACCGTGAGGGCGAGCAGTCGCGAGTCCCGCATGCGGCACCTCTCATGACGGAGCGCACGCAGGCGCGGGAGACGCCGGTGCTCAGGCGGGAGCGACCCACTGTCCCGGAGTGGGGGCATCGCGCCAGACATGGCGGCCGGTGTCGGGGTCCTTGCGGAAGCGCATGAAGTCACCGAGGCCCGTGTCGAGCGCGCGGGCGTCGAGCGCCTCGGCGGCCCTGCCAATCAAATCCAGCACCTCCTCGCCCTCGCCGTGGACGAACAGCTTCACGCGAGGCGTCTGCTCCCAGGGGCCGAGCTCGAAGGTGATGGAGAAGCCGTCACCGTGGAAGATGCCCTCGGCGGGGGTGGGGAAGGAGATGGAGGGGAGGGCCTCTCTCAGCTTGCGGATGACGGATTCTCGCGGACCGAGCACCGGAGGGGACCAGCCCTCGGGGAAGTCTCGCACCGAGTCGAAGCCCGCAGCGCCCATCAAATACACAATCCAGCTCATGCCGCTCATGCCGCACCTCGTGATCCACATCTTCTAAACAACACCTTAAAAGGAGCGTCTGACATTGCCGTGGATCAGCGCGGCTCCCCGCGGCCCCCCACCCCGGATTCACGGGGGAGGTCCAGTCCCCAACGCTCGAACCCGTGAAGGACGCTGGGGGCGCGGAAAAAGCGTCCGGAAAAATCGATTCAAAAAAACGCGGGGCACCACCCATTCAGAGGGGGTCAGCGCCACACAACGGCCAGGCAGCGCCGGGCGGCGGCGGGCACACCCCGTGTCCACCGCCGTCACGGGAGCCGTCTGGCCAACACACGAGGAAGAGACATGAGCATGTTGATTGCACTGGGACTCGCCGCCACCACGACACTCGCGCAGTCCGCGTCCCAGGCGAGCGAGGTGCGGCTGCACATCGAGACGGACTCACCGAAGGTGGAGCTGTACCGGGTGACGTCGGACGGGGTGGGGACGATCTCCACGTTCACGCGCAGCGCGACGGTGGGCATCGTGCATTTCCAGCGCGAGTGCTTCGCGCCCTGCGACGTGACGGTCCCCGAGCCGCGCTCGGACTTCTTCGTGGCGGGCAGGGGAATCACGCCCTCGGAGCGCTTCTCGCTGCTCGGGGTGGGGGAGGACGTCACCCTGAGGGTGAAGCCGGGGAGCACGGTGACGCGGGCGCTCGGGTGGACGTCGACGGTGGTGGGCATCACCGCCCTCTCGCTGGTGGCGGCGATGGTGCTCGTGGATGGCACGTTGGGCAAGCCCGTGCTCGGGGGGCCGATGAACGAGGAGACCACCTGGAAGTTCGCGGCCGCGGGCGGGGGCCTGGCGCTGCTCGGCGGGGGCGTCACGCTGCTGGCCTTCAGTGGCACGGAGGTGGAGGTCCTCCCCACGCCGAAGTCCACCCCCTCGCGGGAGGTGCTGTGATGCGCGCGGCCTTGCTGCTGGGGGTGTGCGGCGTGCTCGCGGGCTGCGGCGGGCCCGGGTCCGAGTGGGTGCGCGCCGACGGCAAGACGACGAACGCGCTCGAGGCGCTCCACGGCACGGGCCCGAAGGATGTCTGGGCGGTGGGGGAGCTCGGGACGATCATCCACTGGAACGGCACGGCCTGGTCCGTGAAGGAGGCGGGGACGAGCGTGGACCTGCACGCGGTGTGGGCGGTGGACCAGGCGAACGCGTGGGCCGTGGGCGAGCAGGGCGTGGTGTTGAAGTGGAACGGGGCGACCTGGTCGCGGGTGGACGTGGGGAGCAAGGAGAGCCTCATCAGTGTGTGGGCCAGCGCTCCGAGCGATGTGTGGGTGGTCGAGGACTCCTACCCGTATGGGGATGGGCTCCTGCACTTCGATGGAAGGGAGTGGAAGCGGCGAGTCTCCAACGCGAGGAGCCAGCCGATGCGCGTGTGGGGCACGGGTCCGAGCGATGTCTGGGTGACCCTGCAGCGCGACGGGGAGTTGATGCACTGGACGGGCGCGAGCTGGAGGACGGAGACCCTGGAGATTGGCTCGTACCCCACCTGTGAGGAGTTGGGAGCGTGGGGAGCCGGGGATCTGCTGGTCCTGTGCGATGTGGCCTACAAGAAGCGGGTGGCGCTCAAGGGCACGGGGGGCTGGAAGCTGCTGCCCATGGACGAAGACACCCTCGATGCCTCGTATGCCTGGAATGGCATCTGGGCCGCGGGGAGCGAGCTGTGGGCGGTGGGCAATTACGGGAGGGTCCATCGCTTCGACGGGAAGGCGTGGACGGAGGAGCTGGGTGAGGATCTGGACCTGCCTGACCTGAACGACGTGTGGGGCTCGAGCGGGGCGGATGTGTGGGCGGTGGGGGACGAGGGGCTGGTGATACGGAGGGCCTCGGCCGCGTCGCCTTGAGGAGGAGCGCGTGGTTTAACGCCGCGCATGGATGTGTTCGTGCGGTGCGCGGTGTTGCTGCTGTTGGCCAGTGGTACGGCGTGGGCCGGGCCGCGCCCCGAGTCGCGTTGGGGGTTGCGCTGGAACGCCGCGCCCGGGTGCATCCAGGCGGCGCCGTTGGCGAGGGCGGTGGAGGGGCGGCTCGGGCGCACGGTGTTCGGACCCGAGCCGGAGTTCCTCGTCGATGGCGTGCTGGAGAGGGGGACGCCGTCGGGGTGGAAGGCGAAGCTGTCGCTGGTGGACGCGAGCGGCAACGTGCTCGGCAGCCGCGAGGTGTCCACGAAGGAGGAGGCGTGCACGGCCATCGAGCCGCGCCTGCTGCTGGTCATCGCGCTGATGATCGACCCATCGGCGGCGTTCTCCTCGCCCGCGAGCCCGCCGCCGCCGCCCCCGCCGCCGGAGCCGGAGCCGGAGCCGGTGACTCCGGAGCCCGGGCCTCGTGAGCCAGAGGCGCCGGGCGCCGGGGTCCGCGAGCCCGAGCCCCGGGAGTGGAGGGACGCGCCGGTGGAGCGGAGGAGGGGGCCCGCGGTGAGCGTGGCGGTGACGGGGGTGGCGGGCCTGGGCTTCGGGGTGGCGCCGGGGCTGGCGAGCGGGTTCTGGTTCGGGGCGCGGGAGGGGACGTGGCTGTTGCGGTTCGCCTTCTACCCGTACGAGCCCTACGAGAAGGACGGAGGCCGGCTGTCGCTGTCGAGCGTGGTGGCCGAGGGCGGGATGTGCCCGGTGTCGGTGAGCGGCGAGGTGTGGAGCGTGTGGGGCTGTGGCACGGCGGCGTTCGCGCCGGTGCTGGCCTACAGCACGGGGTTCCAGCAGGGCCGGGGCGCGGTGCTGGTGCGGGGGGACGTGGGAGTGCGCGCCCGGCTGGAGAGGAGGCTGGCGGGGAGGATGAGCCTCCACGCGAGCCTCGGAGCGGGGTTCGGCTGGCTGCGTCCGCCGGTGCGCCTGCTCAAGCCGGACGGTACGGCCGAGGACGTGGCAATCGGATGGCCGGTGAGGGCGGAGGTGGACGTGGGGGTGACGTTTCCCGGTTCCTGAGAGCCGACGCGAGGGGCGGTGCGCGCTCCGCACGGATGTTGGGAGGATGGACTAGAGTGGCGGTGTTCGTCCCACCGCGATGGCACTTCCGCAACTGGCACCGGCACCGACGGCGGGGCCGCCCCTTCCGAGCTTCCAGCAGGTCTACGCCGAGTGTGCGCCGTTCGTCTGGCGCACGCTGAGGCGGCTGGGCGTGAGGGAGGCGGACCTGGAGGACGTGTGCCAGGAGGCGTTCGTGGTGGTGCACCGGAGGCTGCCGGAGTTCGACGGGAGCGCGGCGCTGCGCACGTGGCTGTTCGGCATCAGCCTGAGGGTGGCGTCGGACTACCGGAGGAGGGCGCACATCCGGCGGGAGACGGCGGTGTCGGAGGTGCCGGAGGGGACGCTGCCGCCGGAGCAGGTGGAGGTGGTGGCGAGGAGGCAGGCCCGGGCGCTGCTGGAGCGGATCCTCGAGGAGCTGGACGAGGACAAGCGGGCGGTGTTCGTGCTGTTCGAGCTGGAGCAGTGGCCGATGGCGGAGGTGGCGCAGGCGGTGGGGTGTCCGCTGCAGACGGCGTACGCGAGGCTGTACGCGGCGCGGGAGCGGGTGAAGGAGGCGGTGGCGAGGGCGAGAGGAGGCGAGTCATGAGGGAGCGCGAGCCCGTGCGGCTGTTGGAGGAAGGCTCCGAGGCCACGCCGGAGCTGCGCGAGCTGCTCGGTGCGGCGAGCCTGGACGAGCCCTCGGCGGAGCAACTGGCGGGGCTGGCGGGGAAGCTGGGGCCGTTGCTGGGGCCCGCGGGGGGAGCGGCGACGGCGGGAGCGGCGACGGGCACGGCGGCGCCGGCCGCGTCGGGTGGGCTCGCCTCGGTGGGGGCGACGGGGCTGAAGCTCAAGGTGCTCGTGGGAGTGGCCGGGATGGCGCTCGCGGGAGTCAGCTTCCAGGCGGGCCGCGACTTCGAGCGCGAGCACCCCCGCGCGCCTCGGGTGGAGCGGGAGGTCTCCGCACCGGCACCCGCTCCGAGCGCCACGCCAGCGCCGGAGCCTGTCGAGACGCCCGTGGCCCCGAGCCCGGAGACGATCGCCGCGCCGATGCCGGAGCCTGTCGAGATGCCCGTGGCCCCGAGCGCGAAGACGAGCGCCGTGCCGGCCCCGCGCGTGTCGCGCCCGAGAGCCGCCGGGACACCCGCGCCCGCCGCGGCCGGGGAGCGTGCGTCGGCGGACGAGGAACTGACGCTGCTCGAGTCGGCGTACCAGGCGCTTCAGCGGGGAGACGCGGCGGAGGCGCTCGCCGAGGCGGATCGGCACGCGGAGCGCTTTCCGGCGGGAGCACTCGCGCAGGAGCG includes:
- a CDS encoding WD40/YVTN/BNR-like repeat-containing protein, with protein sequence MRAALLLGVCGVLAGCGGPGSEWVRADGKTTNALEALHGTGPKDVWAVGELGTIIHWNGTAWSVKEAGTSVDLHAVWAVDQANAWAVGEQGVVLKWNGATWSRVDVGSKESLISVWASAPSDVWVVEDSYPYGDGLLHFDGREWKRRVSNARSQPMRVWGTGPSDVWVTLQRDGELMHWTGASWRTETLEIGSYPTCEELGAWGAGDLLVLCDVAYKKRVALKGTGGWKLLPMDEDTLDASYAWNGIWAAGSELWAVGNYGRVHRFDGKAWTEELGEDLDLPDLNDVWGSSGADVWAVGDEGLVIRRASAASP
- a CDS encoding RNA polymerase sigma factor, with amino-acid sequence MALPQLAPAPTAGPPLPSFQQVYAECAPFVWRTLRRLGVREADLEDVCQEAFVVVHRRLPEFDGSAALRTWLFGISLRVASDYRRRAHIRRETAVSEVPEGTLPPEQVEVVARRQARALLERILEELDEDKRAVFVLFELEQWPMAEVAQAVGCPLQTAYARLYAARERVKEAVARARGGES